One window from the genome of Scatophagus argus isolate fScaArg1 chromosome 13, fScaArg1.pri, whole genome shotgun sequence encodes:
- the si:ch211-106k21.5 gene encoding peroxidasin, translating into MICQRVAQLIFMLLVKTGLVGGCVCPTATILSQFPSEVPADVCCLNYSGSSFGRVLWTVFTNETNIETLDLSFCNISSVEMTDKEPSKLKKVYLDHNRLTALPREFLAMQPGLTEVDLSGNLIQELPEGFLQDSDNLQKLYLQGNQLHFLPGSVLQKPILQRLELDGNPWGCSCLLLEGLEEGKKLNRTTKLQDLVGNLTCVSPRHLAGRNILSVRLIDVCRPAGLTALFIVLPLIILSALVLCWCCGRKRKKKEPPISTSKKKTSTSSCSGQKHHKKQQPAMTEHNKAGQCVSKGILKNQLLLHPASTLLGSTRDIYEEVEIKLGSVESIPRVSSLCSSSTEGRLGSQEPNGASKAELDTVSVTEVMKDSADREKAYLTQSTEYYSLVPGIELEDSDHGEYENVSLS; encoded by the coding sequence atGATTTGCCAGCGGGTTGCCCAGCTGATTTTCATGTTGCTGGTGAAGACAGGACTTGTGGGTGGATGTGTATGTCCGACAGCTACCATTTTGTCCCAGTTTCCCTCTGAGGTCCCTGCTGACGTCTGTTGCTTGAACTACTCTGGTTCTTCTTTTGGCCGTGTGCTCTGGACTGTGTTTACCAATGAGACAAACATAGAGACACTGGATCTCTCCTTCTGTAACATCAGTTCTGTTGAAATGACAGACAAAGAGCCCTCTAAATTGAAGAAGGTTTACTTAGATCATAACAGACTAACAGCTTTGCCAAGGGAGTTTCTGGCCATGCAACCAGGCCTGACGGAGGTGGATCTGAGCGGGAACCTGATTCAGGAGCTTCCTGAGGGTTTTCTTCAGGACTCAGACAACCTCCAGAAGCTGTACCTGCAGGGAAATCAGTTACACTTTCTGCCAGGCTCTGTCCTACAGAAACCCATTCTGCAAAGGCTGGAGCTGGATGGGAACCCCTGGGGCtgctcctgtttgctgctggaAGGACTGGAGGAAGGCAAGAAGCTCAATAGAACCACAAAACTTCAGGACCTGGTGGGGAACTTGACCTGCGTCTCTCCCAGGCACCTGGCTGGGAGGAATATATTGTCAGTGAGGCTTATTGACGTGTGCCGCCCAGCTGGCCTCACGGCACTCTTTATTGTGCTTCCTCTCATCATCCTCTCTGCGTTGGTGCTCTGCTGGtgctgtgggaggaagaggaagaagaaagaaccaCCTATAAGcacttcaaaaaagaaaacttccaCCTCCAGCTGCAGTGGCCAGAAGCATCACAAAAAGCAGCAACCTGCAATGACTGAACATAATAAAGCTGGACAGTGTGTCAGTAAGGGGATCCTGAAGAACCAGCTACTGCTACACCCTGCATCCACCCTCTTGGGTAGCACCAGGGACATCTATGAAGAGGTGGAGATTAAGCTGGGCTCAGTGGAGTCTATTCCTCGagtctcctctctctgttccagttccACAGAAGGGAGGCTGGGCTCCCAGGAGCCCAACGGGGCCAGTAAGGCCGAGCTGGACACGGTCAGTGTGACAGAAGTGATGAAAGACTCGGCTGACAGGGAGAAGGCTTACCTGACCCAGTCGACTGAATATTACAGCCTGGTGCCAGGTATCGAACTAGAGGACTCAGACCATGGCGAGTATGAGAATGTCAGCCTCTCGTGA